From Saccharomycodes ludwigii strain NBRC 1722 chromosome IV, whole genome shotgun sequence, one genomic window encodes:
- a CDS encoding uncharacterized protein (similar to Saccharomyces cerevisiae YKL201C | MNN4 | MaNNosyltransferase (paralog of YJR061W | MNN14)), which produces MWKRREKIIKKVLLDQYTYTELQLYFNRLFYKLKRWNIRMHHFICNNDFDPNLIDFTKDCHPKNIITLRVLKIEDEEEECSDLNYYYYQHYSDTLSLENNQSITPYDKEDTSIYEANFWNSEVIDETMKALKSKSANNLVQNVAYKDEIYQDKENYDTRLNHFLLLNLKYKLKENFHKIKMLSPRIRDICINTNNNRTLAEEEREAKQKNKQVCFRDDLTLMLNDDPTFKMLTIISNNPLTTRFANLVS; this is translated from the coding sequence ATGTGGAAAAgaagggaaaaaataattaaaaaagtattattagACCAATATACGTACACAGAGTTACAGTTGTATTTTAACagattattttataagCTTAAAAGATGGAATATAAGAATGCATCATTTTATATGTAACAATGATTTTGATCCCAATTTGATAGATTTCACAAAAGATTGTcatccaaaaaatattattactctAAGAGTCCTGAAAATAGAGGACGAGGAAGAAGAATGTTCtgatttaaattattattactaccaaCATTATAGCGATACTTTGTCCTtagaaaataatcaaaGTATAACACCTTATGATAAGGAAGATACATCGATATATGAAGCTAATTTTTGGAATAGCGAGGTAATAGATGAAACAATGAAGGCCTTGAAATCAAAATCCGCAAATAACTTGGTACAAAACGTGGCTTACAAAGATGAAATATATcaagataaagaaaattatgaCACAAGGTTaaaccattttttattattaaatctgaaatataaattaaaagaaaatttccACAAGATAAAAATGCTTTCGCCTAGAATTAGAGATATTTGTataaatactaataataatagaacaCTTGCGGAGGAAGAGAGAGAggcaaaacaaaaaaacaaacaagtGTGTTTTAGGGATGACTTAACTTTAATGTTGAATGATGATCCAACTTTCAAAATGTTGACTATCATATCAAATAACCCATTGACAACAAGATTTGCAAACTTGGTTTCATGA
- a CDS encoding uncharacterized protein (similar to Saccharomyces cerevisiae YDR170C | SEC7 | SECretory) — protein sequence MKASLIQHVSCPEKKYMIEMSQNNVTQSKKDYETLQDIDATNEGVSETTIAITNASTAPLNDLEETIVDNSVNNTDTIHTTAITSTALVSSNKREKKIPLNLNILG from the coding sequence atGAAAGCTTCATTAATACAACACGTATCATGTCCAGAGAAAAAGTATATGATAGAAATGTCACAAAATAACGTTACACAGTCTAAGAAAGATTATGAAACACTTCAAGACATTGATGCCACCAACGAAGGTGTATCTGAGACAACAATCGCTATTACAAATGCTAGTACCGCTCCTTTGAATGATTTGGAAGAAACCATTGTTGATAATTCTGTTAACAACACTGATACTATTCACACCACTGCCATCACTAGTACTGCCTTGGTTAGCAGTAAcaagagggaaaaaaaaataccactGAATTTGAATATACTGGGTTAA
- the PAN3 gene encoding PAN-complex poly(A)-binding subunit PAN3 (similar to Saccharomyces cerevisiae YKL025C | PAN3 | Poly(A) Nuclease), whose translation MEWAKDIPCRYISLYGFCKNENNGCCYNHDIKKKDIQAVKVHDESKREEEEGEEEEEEGEANDNDSEQIKDQKSQKHKQQQQQENNNGEDNADQEDKNEEMVPKEKRTPSKFNPNRTLPFTPFSKIIAPKADDMESSLSLNNTKLTTENIAVIPASASSSSSSKFNPYAQTFTPHSAGNNITLNNNNAKNLNDVPSSTFMKKKVSSNNKLVSNIKPSIIAKDKNTNNLPSPTSPVATINTTGIAGNGGVFTRLLSPKTQDINSSATATAMLNANNSIIMSKEEGSLPLSTSASSLHLTSNGIGAVTTFQNGFPSVPSTASGLPLTSSYLQHHLYAPDPPPHLQVPIEPHQRTPQMLFIPNNVRIELVEKNKDLLNYTIPNPQEFIPSIVNEYFGLVPLNYVTSPSCKCYKVFSNEDGTVCLLYRIPNAPIEIANPKLIASTFSKWSLGLKKNSNILTLKNLFTTTAFNDTSLCFVYDYYPLSITLKDYYFMHKITKNNKTEEGNDDDLVLKKSSVTKDYVWAYLIQIVNAIKDIHAQDLYVGTFNLSSILMTSVPGKIKLFGCGVTYLMNESITDNVKNGNENIKERIFKHQQEDFIKLGHFLQKFDIKEDDPEFQSIFQYLFSKDITSKNVKDLSKLLGYKMLDVVDFLQTNTEYLESLLSKELENDRLFRLICKLNFILHRPEFANDLTWSDNGSKFPIKLFYHFVFHQTDERGKKIMDLTHVLRCLNKLDAGSEEKVLLVTPDEMNCIVITYKELKHLIDTTFRSLI comes from the coding sequence ATGGAATGGGCAAAAGACATTCCCTGTAGATATATTTCCTTATATGGGTTttgtaaaaatgaaaacaatgGATGTTGTTACAATcatgatataaaaaaaaaagacatcCAAGCGGTAAAAGTGCATGATGAATCTaaaagagaagaagaagaaggagaagaagaagaagaagaaggagaagcgaatgataatgatagtgAGCAAATAAAGGACCAAAAAAGTCAAAAACAcaagcaacagcaacagcaagaaaataataatggggAGGATAATGCAGACCAAGAAGacaaaaatgaagaaatggttccaaaagaaaaaagaacacCCTCAAAATTTAACCCTAATAGGACGTTGCCCTTTACGCCTTTTTCGAAAATAATAGCTCCAAAGGCTGATGATATGGagtcatcattatcattgaaCAATACAAAATTAACAACAGAGAATATCGCTGTTATTCCTGCTTctgcttcttcttcttcctcttccaaATTTAATCCGTATGCCCAAACATTTACACCTCATAGTGCAggaaataatattacattaaataataacaacgcTAAAAACCTCAATGATGTTCCATCTTCAActtttatgaaaaaaaaagtttccagtaacaataaattgGTAAGTAATATTAAGCCCTCTATTATTGccaaagataaaaatactaataactTACCCTCACCAACATCCCCTGTTGCCACCATTAATACTACTGGAATAGCTGGAAATGGAGGCGTATTCACTAGATTACTATCGCCTAAAACCCAAGATATTAATTCTTCGGCAACGGCGACGGCAATGCTGAATGCAAATAACTCAATAATTATGAGCAAAGAAGAAGGATCTTTACCTTTATCTACCTCAGCTTCATCATTACATCTAACATCGAATGGTATCGGTGCAGTTACTACATTTCAAAATGGATTCCCATCCGTGCCATCCACTGCATCTGGTCTTCCCCTAACATCATCCTATTTACAACATCATTTGTATGCGCCAGACCCTCCACCACATTTACAGGTTCCCATTGAGCCACACCAAAGGACACCTCAGATGTTGTTCATTCCAAATAATGTTCGTATTGAATtggttgaaaaaaataaagatctATTGAATTACACGATTCCTAACCCACAAGAATTTATTCCTTCTATTGTAAACGAATATTTTGGTTTGGTTCCATTAAACTATGTGACTTCACCCAGTTGTAAATGTTATAAAGTGTTTTCGAACGAGGATGGAActgtttgtttattgtATAGAATACCAAATGCCCCCATTGAAATAGCAAATCCTAAACTTATTGCATCAACATTTTCCAAATGGTCGTTGggtttgaaaaaaaatagcaacaTATTAAcgttgaaaaatttatttactaCCACAGCATTTAATGATACTTCTTTGTGCTTTGTTTATGACTACTATCCCCTGAGTATAACTTTGAAAGATTACTATTTTATGCATAAAATTACAAAGAACAATAAAACAGAAGAGGGAAATGACGATGActtagttttaaaaaaatccaGTGTCACTAAAGATTACGTGTGGGCTTATTTGATTCAAATAGTGAATGCAATTAAAGATATACATGCTCAAGACTTGTATGTGGGTACTTTTAACTTGTCCTCGATATTGATGACTAGCGTGCcaggaaaaataaagttatttgGATGCGGTGTTACATATTTAATGAATGAAAGCATAACTGACAATGTTAAGAATGGAAACGAAAACATAAAGgaaagaatttttaaacaCCAGCAAGaagattttataaaattgggacattttttgcaaaaatttgatattaaGGAAGATGATCCAGAATTTCAATCTATTTTCCAGTATCTATTTTCTAAAGATATTACCagtaaaaatgttaaagaTTTAAGTAAGTTATTAGGGTACAAAATGCTAGATGTTGTTGATTTTCTACAGACAAATACTGAATATTTAGAATCATTGCTATCAAAGGAATTAGAAAATGATCGTTTATTTAGGTTGATCtgtaaattaaattttatattacaCCGACCTGAATTTGCGAATGATTTAACATGGTCTGATAATGGCTCGAAGTTCCCCATCAAATTgttttatcattttgttttccatCAAACTGATGAACGAGGTAAGAAAATTATGGACTTGACACATGTGTTGCGTTGTTTGAATAAATTAGATGCAGGTAGTGAAGAGAAAGTTTTATTGGTAACCCCTGATGAAATGAATTGTATTGTTATCACTTATAAAGAATTGAAGCACCTAATAGATACTACTTTTAGAAGtctaatttaa
- a CDS encoding uncharacterized protein (similar to Saccharomyces cerevisiae YOR031W | Copper-Resistant Suppressor) has product MCASKCCNTEKNIKTCECSNKISKGPGCVSEGNKFADCVCESGKFGCEDGKCVCKCVCKNGKCVCEGGECVCKCVCKDGKCVCEGGECVCEDGKCVCKCVCEGGECVCEDGKCVCKCVCKDGKCVCKDGKCVCEDKKCVCKCVCEDKKCVCKCVCEDGKCVCKDGKCVCKCVCEGGECVCKCVCKDGKCVCEDGKCVCKCVCEGGECVCKCVCEGGECVCKCVC; this is encoded by the coding sequence atgtGCGCTAGTAAATGTTGTaatactgaaaaaaatataaagacATGTGAATGTTCAAACAAGATAAGCAAAGGTCCTGGATGCGTCTCTGAAGGTAACAAATTCGCTGACTGTGTCTGCGAAAGTGGTAAATTCGGTTGTGAAGATGGTAAATGTGTCTGCAAATGTGTTTGTAAGAATGGCAAATGTGTTTGTGAAGGTGGTGAATGTGTCTGCAAATGTGTCTGTAAGGATGGCAAATGTGTTTGTGAAGGTGGTGAATGTGTTTGTGAAGATGGAAAATGTGTCTGCAAATGTGTTTGTGAAGGTGGTGAATGTGTTTGTGAAGATGGAAAATGTGTCTGCAAATGTGTTTGTAAGGATGGTAAATGTGTTTGTAAGGATGGTAAATGTGTTTGtgaagataaaaaatgtGTCTGCAAATGTGTTTGtgaagataaaaaatgtGTCTGCAAATGTGTTTGTGAAGATGGCAAATGTGTTTGTAAGGATGGAAAATGCGTCTGTAAATGTGTTTGTGAAGGTGGTGAATGTGTCTGCAAATGTGTCTGTAAGGATGGCAAATGTGTTTGTGAAGATGGAAAATGTGTCTGCAAATGTGTTTGTGAAGGTGGTGAATGTGTTTGCAAATGTGTTTGTGAAGGTGGTGAATGTGTCTGCAAATGTGTTTGCtaa
- the NRE1 gene encoding sepiapterin reductase family protein (similar to Saccharomyces cerevisiae YIR035C | putative Novel REductase): protein MSNVIIVTGCSKGLGKAIVEKLLSLSSSRHNDVLVIGLARSKEKLICLQEKFGSARFQYICGDITSVETITKLLKFLQENKIHHIQGLICNAGVLQPVGNVNTINVAEWKNLFDVNFFSIVDLVSKLLPFLKQAPGPINTAGNIIFVSSGASVKNYDGWGAYGSSKAALNHFCGTLAREEPLIRAVSVAPGVVDTDMQVEIRKNENKGMSQEALQRFIDLKKKGQLLSPEVPGVIYANLALKGIENEINGKYIRYNDPLLQEYSVNV, encoded by the coding sequence ATGTCTAacgttattattgttactggCTGCTCCAAAGGTTTAGGTAAGGcaattgttgaaaaattattatcgtTATCTTCCTCAAGACATAACGATGTTTTGGTGATAGGTTTGGCAAGatctaaagaaaaattaatttgtttGCAAGAAAAATTTGGTTCAGCTCGCTTTCAATACATTTGTGGTGATATAACTAGTGTTGAAACCATCactaaattattgaaatttttacAGGAGAATAAAATTCATCATATTCAAGGTTTAATTTGTAATGCTGGAGTATTACAACCAGTTGGAAACGTTAATACTATAAATGTTGCGGAATGGAAAAACTTATTTGATGTCAATTTTTTCAGTATTGTTGATCTTGTAAGTAAATTATTGCCATTTTTGAAGCAAGCGCCAGGTCCTATTAACACTGCGGGCAACATTATATTTGTTAGTAGTGGTGCCAGCGTAAAGAACTATGATGGCTGGGGCGCTTACGGATCTTCCAAGGCTGCACTAAATCACTTTTGTGGTACTTTAGCCAGGGAAGAGCCATTGATTAGAGCGGTTTCTGTAGCACCAGGTGTTGTTGACACGGACATGCAAGTTGAAATCaggaaaaatgaaaataaaggtATGAGTCAAGAAGCTTTGCAAAGATTTATAgacctaaaaaaaaaaggacaaTTATTGTCACCAGAAGTACCAGGTGTTATATATGCTAATTTGGCTTTGAAGGGgattgaaaatgaaatcaATGGTAAATACATAAGATATAATGATCCTTTGTTACAGGAATACTCTGTCAATGTATAG
- a CDS encoding class I SAM-dependent methyltransferase (similar to Saccharomyces cerevisiae YHR209W | CRG1 | Cantharidin Resistance Gene) — protein sequence MSTFADQKFDSKHYKDNRPTYPESLYNAILSYHKGERETAVDVGCGTGIGTFPLLKYFHHVVGTDPSSKMLEPANELKKEFEQKNTDKTIKFLCCKAENLSSVLPPDSVDLITCAEAIHWFDTDKFFKEAYKVLKTNGTLAIWAYVEPRFLDYPKANEIYEKFVFDDDRYMGPCWQQPGKSYLRNFCRDIKLPTDLFSDVIKIDYVPMKSNKKTAFQIARDDYTMADFRKYLYSWSAYHNWQQKYGGEGKNIADMFVGELKEEFGWTDDTKLRVEWGTFYILARK from the coding sequence atgtcTACATTTGCAGACCAAAAGTTTGATTCAAAACATTACAAGGATAACAGACCAACATACCCTGAATCTTTATATAACGCCATTCTTTCATATCATAAGGGTGAAAGAGAAACTGCAGTTGACGTTGGTTGTGGTACTGGTATTGGAACTTTCCCTTTATTGAAATACTTCCATCATGTTGTCGGTACCGATCCTTCAAGTAAGATGTTAGAACCAGCTAACgaactaaaaaaagaatttgaacaaaaaaacactgacaaaactataaaatttttgtgtTGTAAAGCTGAAAACCTGAGCTCTGTTCTTCCACCAGATTCAGTTGATTTAATCACTTGTGCAGAAGCCATTCATTGGTTTGATACAGACAAGTTCTTCAAGGAAGCTtataaagttttgaaaactaATGGTACGTTGGCTATTTGGGCTTATGTCGAACCAAGATTTCTTGATTATCCAAAGGCAAACGAAATTTATGagaaatttgtttttgacGATGATAGGTACATGGGCCCATGCTGGCAACAGCCTGGTAAATCATATTTGAGGAATTTTTGCAGGGATATTAAGTTACCAACTGATCTTTTCTCAGACGTGATTAAAATTGACTATGTTCCAATGAAAAGTAACAAAAAGACTGCTTTCCAAATTGCTAGAGATGACTATACCATGGCtgattttagaaaatatttgtatagTTGGAGTGCCTACCACAATTggcaacaaaaatatggaGGAGAAGGGAAAAATATTGCTGATATGTTTGTTGGCGAGTTGAAAGAAGAATTTGGTTGGACTGATGATACTAAGTTAAGAGTTGAATGGGgaactttttatattttggcTAGAAAGTAA
- a CDS encoding bifunctional uridylate/adenylate kinase (similar to Saccharomyces cerevisiae YKL024C | URA6 | URAcil requiring) gives MFKSVAKYSNIRPLLLFKRSSLPSKSFHFVYFAGSTNNTKSLHTTRFLGSDIKNSNNDKKIRKTFHNKNSNAIPNLSTNSNPNKNTSNKRKSRILLVLGLLAVGSSLFSISYQKSPPQAFLEEVDIMSKEESLPKNLNIIFVLGGPGVGKGTQCDKIVKDYGFVHLSAGDLLRAEQSRPNSEYGELIKDYIKEGLIVPQEVTIQLLKNAILENYNKSHQLNFLIDGFPRKMDQAITFEKTVHPCKFVLFFDCSEKVMLERLLKRSKTSGRDDDNMESIKKRFKTFVETSMPVIQYFEQQHKVVKINCEKSVEEVYKDVQNAIKDHE, from the coding sequence ATGTTTAAATCAGTTGCAAAGTATAGTAACATTCGtcctttattattgttcaAAAGATCATCACTTCCATCAAAATCATTTCACTTCGTCTATTTCGCAGGAAgcactaataatactaaatCACTTCATACGACACGTTTTCTGGGATCTGACATTAAAAACAGtaacaatgataaaaaaataagaaaaacttttcataataaaaacagcAACGCGATTCCGAATCTTTCAACAAATTCCAATCCTAACAAAAACACGtctaataaaagaaaatccaGAATTCTTTTAGTTTTAGGTTTATTGGCTGTTGGTTCCagtttattttcaattagTTACCAAAAATCTCCACCACAAGCATTTTTAGAAGAAGTCGACATTATGAGCAAAGAAGAATCTCttccaaaaaatttaaatattatttttgttttaggTGGTCCCGGTGTAGGTAAAGGTACTCAATGTGACAAAATCGTAAAAGACTATGGGTTTGTTCACCTGAGTGCCGGTGATTTGTTAAGAGCCGAACAAAGCAGACCAAACTCTGAATATGGCgaattaattaaagattATATCAAAGAAGGGTTAATTGTGCCACAAGAAGTTACTATtcaattattgaaaaatgcCATTTTAGAAAACTATAATAAAAGCCATCAACTCAATTTTCTGATCGATGGTTTCCCAAGAAAAATGGATCAAGCCATAACTTTTGAAAAGACTGTACATCCATgcaaatttgttttatttttcgaTTGTTCCGAAAAAGTTATGCTGGAAAGACTGTTGAAAAGATCAAAAACCAGCGGTAgagatgatgataatatgGAGAGTATTAagaaaagatttaaaacttttgtGGAAACTAGTATGCCAGttattcaatattttgaaCAACAGCATAAAGTTGTTAAAATAAACTGTGAAAAATCTGTCGAAGAGGTGTACAAAGATGTTCAAAATGCTATTAAAGACCATGAATGA
- a CDS encoding NMT1/THI5 family protein (similar to Saccharomyces cerevisiae YDL244W | THI13 | THIamine metabolism), whose amino-acid sequence MSTDKITFLLNWQAAAYHIPIYLAQTKGYFKEQGLDIAILEPSNPSDVTELIGSGKVDMGLKAMIHTLAAKARGFPVTSVASLLDEPFTGLLYLKGSGITEDFQSLKGKKIGYVGEFGKIQLDELTKHYGMTPNDYTAVRCGMNVAKYIIEGKIHAGIGIECIQQVELEEYCKKQGRPVTDVQMLRIDKLACLGCCCFCTILYICNDEFLAKNGDKVRKFLIAIKKATDDVLNHPEQSWATYTDLKPQLNTDLAYKQYQRCFAYFSSSLYNVHRDWKKVTGYGKRLEILPLDYKSNYTNEYLSWPEPNEVEDPLEAQRLMGIHQEKCREEGSFKRLVVPLKH is encoded by the coding sequence ATGTCCACTGATAAAATCACCTTTTTACTTAACTGGCAAGCTGCTGCATACCACATTCCAATTTATTTGGCTCAAACCAAGGGATACTTCAAAGAGCAAGGCTTAGATATTGCTATTTTGGAACCAAGCAATCCATCCGATGTAACTGAATTAATTGGGTCTGGTAAAGTCGACATGGGTTTGAAAGCTATGATTCACACTTTGGCCGCTAAAGCTAGAGGGTTCCCTGTTACTTCTGTTGCCTCTTTGTTAGACGAACCATTCACTGGGTTATTGTACTTGAAAGGCAGCGGTATCACTGAAGATTTCCAATCTTTGAAGGGTAAAAAGATTGGTTATGTTGGTGAATTTGGTAAGATCCAATTGGACGAATTGACCAAGCATTATGGTATGACACCAAACGACTACACTGCTGTTAGATGTGGTATGAATGTTGCCAAATATATCATCGAGGGCAAGATTCATGCTGGTATTGGTATTGAATGTATTCAACAAGTGGAATTGGAAGAATACTGCAAAAAGCAGGGCAGACCAGTTACTGATGTTCAAATGTTGAGAATTGACAAGTTGGCTTGTTTGGGTTGTTGCTGTTTCTGTACTATTTTGTACATTTGTAATGATGAATTTTTGGCCAAGAATGGAGACAAAGTTAGAAAGTTTTTGATTGCCATTAAAAAGGCCACTGATGATGTTTTGAACCACCCAGAACAATCTTGGGCTACATATACAGATTTGAAGCCACAATTGAATACTGATTTGGCTTACAAACAATACCAAAGATGTTTTGCTTACTTTTCCAGTTCTTTGTACAATGTGCATCGTGATTGGAAAAAAGTTACTGGGTACGGTAAGAGATTGGAGATTTTGCCATTGGATTACAAGTCCAATTACACCAATGAATATTTGTCATGGCCAGAACCCAACGAAGTGGAAGACCCATTAGAAGCCCAAAGATTGATGGGTATTCACCAAGAAAAATGCAGAGAAGAGGGGTCTTTCAAGAGATTAGTTGTTCCATTGAAACATTGA